The following proteins are encoded in a genomic region of [Eubacterium] hominis:
- a CDS encoding prepilin-type N-terminal cleavage/methylation domain-containing protein produces the protein MSNKGFTLMEMLVVLFVISMLVVIFPLIKPQKQIQLGYEMQTIKQLLLQTQVSAVNEHREKMVKISSNSMLYDHKRYTFMDGMDCAPTTLYYYANGNVSQAKTIRCNCQGKQKSLVIELGSGAIYVR, from the coding sequence GTGTCAAATAAAGGCTTCACTTTGATGGAAATGCTGGTAGTACTATTTGTGATCAGTATGCTGGTGGTTATTTTTCCATTAATTAAGCCACAGAAACAAATTCAGTTAGGATATGAAATGCAGACAATCAAGCAGCTGCTGTTACAGACACAAGTATCGGCAGTGAATGAACACAGGGAAAAGATGGTGAAAATCTCCTCTAATTCCATGCTTTATGATCATAAGCGCTATACCTTTATGGATGGCATGGATTGTGCTCCTACAACCCTTTATTATTATGCAAACGGAAACGTCAGTCAGGCTAAGACCATTCGCTGTAACTGTCAGGGTAAACAAAAAAGTTTAGTTATAGAACTTGGAAGTGGTGCCATTTATGTCCGATAA
- a CDS encoding prepilin-type N-terminal cleavage/methylation domain-containing protein encodes MKNNTKGFTILEMMIVLSIIALVFLLTLPNIQQKEKIIRDQGCNALQKVVDGQILLYEVDNLTPPSSMNDLIRKGYLKESQRRCPSGDMIEIVNGEARVK; translated from the coding sequence ATGAAAAATAATACAAAAGGTTTTACAATTTTAGAGATGATGATTGTTTTATCCATTATTGCACTGGTATTCTTATTAACACTCCCTAACATTCAACAGAAAGAAAAAATCATTCGTGATCAGGGATGCAATGCTTTACAAAAAGTAGTGGACGGACAAATTTTGCTTTATGAAGTAGACAACTTGACGCCTCCCTCCAGTATGAATGATCTCATACGCAAAGGATATTTAAAAGAATCACAGAGAAGATGCCCTAGTGGGGATATGATAGAAATCGTCAATGGTGAAGCACGTGTCAAATAA
- a CDS encoding HU family DNA-binding protein, whose amino-acid sequence MSEILNKKALVESVAEKLEMTKKDATVAVDTVFDEIAETLANGGKVDISGFGKFEVSERAARKGINPATKEPIEIAASKSPKFKAAKALKDAVK is encoded by the coding sequence ATGAGTGAAATTTTAAATAAAAAAGCATTAGTTGAAAGCGTTGCAGAAAAATTAGAAATGACAAAGAAAGATGCGACTGTTGCAGTTGATACAGTATTTGATGAAATTGCTGAAACTTTAGCAAACGGTGGCAAAGTTGATATTTCTGGTTTCGGTAAATTTGAAGTTAGCGAACGTGCTGCACGTAAAGGAATCAACCCAGCTACTAAAGAACCAATCGAAATTGCTGCTTCAAAATCTCCTAAATTTAAAGCTGCTAAAGCATTAAAAGACGCTGTAAAATAA
- the spoIVA gene encoding stage IV sporulation protein A: MNTTEILKNIAQRCGGDIYLGIVGPVRVGKSTFIKEFMEKAVIPYVNDEYEKARMIDELPQAGVGKTIMTTEPKFVPNNAATIEFEDGFTVNVRLVDCVGYVIPEAKGYKDEDGIRMVRTPWSDEAMPFNEAAKIGTQKVIQDHSTIGIVVTTDGSISDLSREAYIEAEAEVIDELKSIGKPFIVVVNSSDVNSLACKAVVDKLKEKYEVPVLAIAVNNMSENDVHDILREALYEFPVSEININMPQWIAVLDDEHWLKKSFNQTIQDSMSSVEKLKEVENIKDVLNENEYIDSSNIATIDTGAGVVNVDITIKNGLYNEILKEIIGVEIKDKSELIALMQEYSKAKREYDTISSALKMVKQTGYGFASASLQDIELSKPEIIKQGSRYGVKLKAIAPSIHMIKVDVESSFEPIIGSKEQSEELIRYLLRDEGNDDGSIWDSDIFGRKLSDLIRDGLNAKLSMIPEAARIRLQDILTKLVNKGKGNVIAIVL; the protein is encoded by the coding sequence ATGAATACCACAGAAATTTTAAAAAATATAGCACAGAGATGCGGTGGTGATATATACTTAGGTATCGTAGGCCCTGTACGTGTTGGAAAATCAACTTTCATCAAAGAATTCATGGAAAAAGCAGTCATTCCTTATGTGAATGACGAATATGAAAAAGCACGTATGATCGATGAACTGCCTCAGGCAGGCGTTGGAAAGACCATCATGACCACCGAACCCAAATTTGTGCCTAATAATGCCGCTACAATCGAATTTGAAGATGGATTTACTGTGAATGTACGTCTTGTGGACTGTGTAGGTTATGTAATACCGGAAGCCAAAGGATACAAGGATGAAGATGGTATCCGTATGGTAAGAACACCATGGAGTGATGAAGCAATGCCTTTTAATGAGGCAGCCAAAATCGGTACACAGAAAGTTATTCAGGATCATTCAACGATTGGCATTGTTGTAACAACGGACGGCAGTATTTCCGATTTATCTAGAGAAGCTTATATTGAGGCAGAAGCAGAAGTCATTGATGAATTAAAAAGCATTGGAAAACCATTTATTGTAGTTGTAAATAGCAGTGATGTAAATTCACTGGCATGTAAGGCAGTTGTAGATAAACTAAAAGAAAAATATGAAGTACCTGTACTTGCAATCGCAGTTAACAATATGAGTGAAAATGATGTCCACGATATCCTGAGAGAAGCACTATATGAATTCCCAGTTTCAGAAATCAATATCAACATGCCACAATGGATTGCAGTATTAGATGATGAACACTGGCTAAAGAAAAGCTTTAATCAAACGATTCAGGACAGTATGTCCAGTGTAGAAAAATTAAAAGAAGTTGAAAATATCAAAGATGTATTAAATGAAAATGAATATATCGATAGCAGTAATATTGCGACAATTGATACAGGTGCAGGGGTTGTGAATGTTGATATCACAATAAAAAACGGACTGTATAATGAAATACTCAAAGAAATCATTGGTGTAGAAATCAAAGATAAAAGCGAATTGATTGCATTGATGCAGGAATACAGCAAAGCCAAACGGGAATATGATACGATTTCCAGTGCCCTTAAAATGGTAAAACAGACAGGCTATGGGTTTGCCAGTGCTTCTTTACAGGATATTGAGTTAAGCAAGCCTGAAATCATCAAGCAGGGAAGCCGCTATGGCGTGAAATTAAAAGCGATAGCACCAAGTATTCATATGATAAAAGTCGACGTAGAATCAAGCTTTGAGCCGATTATTGGCAGTAAAGAACAAAGTGAAGAATTAATACGTTATCTGCTAAGAGATGAAGGAAACGATGATGGTTCTATCTGGGACAGCGATATTTTTGGCCGCAAATTAAGTGATCTGATTCGAGATGGTTTAAACGCAAAACTATCTATGATACCGGAAGCTGCAAGAATCCGTTTACAAGATATTCTGACGAAGCTTGTGAATAAGGGGAAAGGAAACGTTATCGCAATCGTTTTATAA
- a CDS encoding (d)CMP kinase translates to MNRINIAIDGPSAAGKSTISKLLAKELGYAHLDTGAMYRCVGYYSKVKGIDEHDEQALAAMIDDMQISFDSMGNVFINGEDVSKAIRTNDMSMRASSVSAHPMVREKLVEMQQKIAKDKGYILDGRDIGTVVLPDAEVKVYMIASVEARAKRRFKEYEEKHIEADYDEIYQDIEKRDYQDMNRKTSPLRKADDAKEIDTSDMTIEEVVSAIRNLIQPCIE, encoded by the coding sequence ATGAATAGAATTAATATCGCAATTGATGGACCTAGTGCTGCAGGGAAAAGCACAATCAGTAAACTGTTAGCCAAAGAATTAGGCTATGCCCATTTAGATACTGGTGCCATGTATCGTTGTGTTGGTTACTATTCCAAAGTGAAAGGAATCGATGAACATGATGAACAAGCACTTGCGGCAATGATTGATGATATGCAGATTTCCTTTGACAGTATGGGGAATGTATTCATCAATGGAGAAGATGTTTCCAAAGCAATCCGTACCAATGATATGAGCATGCGTGCAAGCAGTGTCAGTGCCCATCCTATGGTTAGGGAAAAGCTTGTGGAAATGCAGCAGAAGATTGCGAAGGATAAAGGATATATTCTTGATGGACGTGATATAGGAACAGTTGTACTACCTGATGCCGAAGTCAAGGTTTATATGATTGCAAGTGTAGAAGCACGTGCAAAAAGAAGATTTAAAGAATATGAAGAAAAACATATCGAAGCAGATTATGATGAAATCTATCAGGATATTGAGAAACGTGATTATCAGGATATGAACCGTAAGACATCTCCTTTGAGAAAAGCGGACGACGCGAAAGAAATCGATACCAGCGATATGACGATTGAAGAAGTCGTAAGTGCCATCCGTAATCTGATTCAACCATGTATTGAATAA
- a CDS encoding type II secretion system F family protein yields MKSWKKKNCSTALPMDKAKKLIEIYLPTFARLFQKGGLKKKTHPTILSLNEQEFYFLSELLKKGYPLLEALSFLKKDEEKVKAALENGQSIQDIFLAHHKGRFYMHFAFFLEVSSLADAIESALHMMSFEKNIKKKLVKQCSYPLFLLVFAFVILVFFSRFIIPQMLNSFDAGDDFQLLISLLSILQYVFYLFLAMVLCLAGFFLYGAFRPRKQSVWLYQHHQHIPLLKDILSYQLSGYLYELEAKGISTKAAFHYLLHLKNTSILHHFMKDMIFALESGAQLHETMEKSTLLSDAFKQMFFIGAHNDNICEMMKLFMKQQELYWEKLIKKAGMGIQCLAYAFIACMVLSVYQIMLIPLQMLDTM; encoded by the coding sequence ATGAAATCATGGAAAAAGAAGAACTGCAGTACTGCCTTGCCCATGGACAAAGCAAAAAAACTTATCGAGATATATCTGCCAACATTTGCGCGGCTGTTTCAAAAGGGTGGATTAAAGAAAAAGACGCATCCTACGATCTTGTCACTGAATGAACAGGAGTTTTATTTTCTAAGTGAACTATTGAAAAAAGGATATCCTTTGCTGGAGGCTTTATCCTTTCTGAAAAAGGATGAGGAAAAGGTGAAAGCGGCATTGGAGAATGGACAAAGTATACAGGATATATTTTTGGCTCACCATAAAGGGCGCTTCTATATGCATTTTGCTTTCTTTTTAGAAGTATCGTCTTTGGCAGATGCGATAGAAAGTGCGTTACATATGATGTCTTTTGAGAAAAACATTAAGAAAAAGTTAGTGAAGCAATGCAGTTATCCTTTGTTTCTTCTGGTATTTGCTTTTGTGATTCTGGTGTTTTTTTCACGCTTTATCATTCCCCAAATGTTAAACAGTTTTGATGCTGGAGATGATTTTCAGTTGCTGATATCTTTATTATCCATACTACAATACGTGTTTTACTTGTTTCTGGCGATGGTTTTATGTTTGGCGGGTTTCTTTCTGTATGGAGCTTTTCGTCCACGCAAACAAAGCGTATGGCTTTATCAGCACCACCAGCACATTCCTTTATTGAAAGATATTTTATCTTACCAACTGTCTGGCTATCTTTATGAACTGGAGGCCAAAGGGATCTCCACTAAGGCTGCCTTTCATTATCTGCTGCATTTAAAAAATACATCTATATTGCATCATTTTATGAAGGATATGATCTTCGCTTTGGAAAGTGGTGCCCAGTTACATGAAACCATGGAGAAAAGCACATTGTTAAGTGACGCATTTAAACAGATGTTTTTTATTGGCGCCCATAACGACAATATCTGTGAAATGATGAAGCTGTTTATGAAACAACAGGAACTGTATTGGGAAAAACTGATTAAAAAAGCCGGTATGGGGATTCAATGCCTTGCTTATGCGTTTATCGCATGTATGGTATTAAGTGTTTATCAGATCATGTTAATTCCTTTACAAATGTTAGATACAATGTAG
- a CDS encoding NAD(P)-dependent glycerol-3-phosphate dehydrogenase: MKIVVAGSGSWGCALAQVLCDNHVDVMVYGNNPAEINDINENHRNSKFFEDVELHHDLKATMDLNVFHDADVVLFVVPTIAIESVCKQIDPILTKKIIAVNASKGFHPQTNDRMSNVIRANISKEHLSSVVSLIGPSHAEEVVIRMLTTICAVSLNEEDAKTIQKLFSNDYLRVYRGDDEIGSETGVALKNAIAVASGVLYGLGYGDNTRAALITRGLAEMIRYGVAMGGRKETFMGMTGIGDLIVTCTSKHSRNFQAGYDIGKHNSAKYFWDNNTKTVEGVRTAKVVHDVAHEKGIDMPIIEEIYKVLYEDKDPKESAKDLMLRDLKHEMI; this comes from the coding sequence ATGAAGATCGTAGTCGCAGGAAGTGGCAGCTGGGGCTGTGCACTGGCACAAGTATTATGTGATAATCATGTGGATGTCATGGTTTATGGAAATAATCCAGCAGAAATCAATGATATCAATGAAAATCATCGCAATTCAAAGTTCTTTGAGGATGTAGAACTACATCATGATTTAAAAGCAACTATGGATTTAAATGTATTCCATGACGCTGATGTTGTCTTGTTTGTGGTACCTACTATTGCAATAGAATCTGTATGTAAACAGATTGATCCAATTCTAACAAAGAAGATCATTGCGGTAAATGCATCCAAAGGATTTCATCCTCAGACAAATGATCGTATGTCCAATGTTATTCGCGCCAATATTTCAAAGGAACATTTAAGCAGTGTCGTATCCTTGATTGGTCCAAGTCATGCTGAAGAAGTGGTTATCCGTATGTTAACAACAATTTGTGCGGTATCCTTAAATGAAGAAGATGCGAAAACCATTCAGAAACTATTCAGCAATGATTATCTTCGTGTATATCGTGGCGATGATGAAATCGGCAGTGAAACAGGAGTGGCATTAAAAAATGCAATTGCTGTTGCTAGTGGTGTATTGTATGGCTTAGGCTATGGAGATAATACAAGAGCAGCTTTAATTACACGTGGCTTGGCGGAAATGATTCGTTATGGGGTAGCCATGGGTGGCCGAAAAGAAACATTTATGGGAATGACAGGTATAGGTGATTTAATTGTTACCTGTACAAGTAAGCACTCACGTAATTTCCAGGCTGGATATGATATAGGAAAACACAACAGTGCAAAATACTTCTGGGATAACAACACAAAAACCGTTGAAGGTGTGCGTACAGCAAAAGTTGTACATGATGTAGCACATGAAAAGGGTATTGATATGCCAATCATTGAAGAAATTTACAAAGTGCTGTATGAAGATAAAGATCCAAAAGAAAGTGCAAAAGATTTAATGCTTCGTGATTTAAAACATGAAATGATATAA
- the efp gene encoding elongation factor P, translated as MISSNDLKPGMTIQQDGDIFVVLEQSQNKTARSAMVVKAKVRNLRTGSNVELSWGGGDKIQPARIDKKEMQYLYDTDDALVFMDNETYEQIEIPKDHLEWEINFMKPNDNVMISMFEGEILGVILPDKVTLQVVECEPAVKGDTATSAQKNAVVETGLQVKVPLFISQDEMIVINTADGKYSGRSKD; from the coding sequence ATGATAAGCTCAAATGATTTAAAACCAGGTATGACAATTCAGCAGGATGGTGATATCTTCGTAGTCTTAGAACAGAGTCAGAACAAAACAGCACGTTCTGCCATGGTTGTTAAAGCAAAAGTAAGAAACCTTCGTACAGGTTCTAACGTAGAACTTTCTTGGGGTGGAGGAGATAAAATCCAGCCTGCTCGTATCGATAAAAAAGAAATGCAGTATTTATATGATACTGATGATGCTCTGGTATTCATGGACAATGAAACTTACGAACAGATTGAAATTCCAAAAGATCACTTAGAATGGGAAATCAATTTCATGAAACCAAATGACAATGTCATGATTTCTATGTTTGAAGGTGAAATCTTAGGTGTTATCCTTCCAGATAAGGTAACATTACAGGTTGTTGAATGTGAACCAGCTGTAAAAGGCGATACTGCAACAAGTGCACAGAAGAATGCTGTTGTAGAAACTGGATTACAGGTAAAAGTACCTTTATTCATCTCTCAGGATGAAATGATCGTCATCAATACAGCAGATGGTAAATATTCTGGCAGATCAAAAGACTAA
- a CDS encoding prepilin-type N-terminal cleavage/methylation domain-containing protein, with product MKKYKGSMNNGFTMVEVLVALSCLSLCLLLFSGVCGLLQKASDDTHQNDDIIAIRQLRMLFAQGYDMQCGNQECTFRYHDSDITLKLHNHRLVKTPGYEIFVKDIKEGYFAQEGNCITFHWNKQETTLYCE from the coding sequence ATGAAGAAATACAAAGGCTCTATGAATAATGGATTCACAATGGTTGAAGTGCTGGTGGCACTTTCCTGTTTATCTTTATGTCTGCTTTTATTTAGCGGCGTTTGTGGCTTACTACAAAAGGCATCCGATGATACCCATCAAAATGATGATATCATTGCCATACGGCAGTTACGAATGCTGTTTGCACAGGGATATGATATGCAGTGCGGTAATCAAGAGTGTACCTTTCGTTATCATGATTCAGATATCACATTAAAATTGCATAATCACCGGCTTGTGAAAACACCAGGATATGAAATCTTTGTAAAGGATATAAAGGAGGGATATTTTGCACAAGAAGGAAATTGTATCACATTCCACTGGAATAAGCAGGAAACGACGCTGTATTGCGAATAA
- a CDS encoding (2Fe-2S)-binding protein, whose protein sequence is MNDEDIVCYCLGVSVKDIKDAIASGCQNFAQVQEKTGAGTVCGACNDEVEALVAQLLNQK, encoded by the coding sequence ATGAATGATGAAGATATTGTTTGTTATTGCCTTGGTGTCAGTGTAAAAGACATCAAAGATGCAATAGCTTCCGGCTGTCAAAACTTTGCACAGGTACAGGAAAAGACAGGTGCAGGAACAGTATGTGGAGCATGTAATGATGAAGTTGAAGCATTAGTTGCTCAATTATTAAATCAGAAATAA
- a CDS encoding peptide chain release factor 3, with translation MSDLQKEIKRRRTFAIISHPDAGKTTLTEKLLLYGGAILQAGSVKGKKANKHAVSDWMEIEKQRGISVTSSVLQFEYNDFCINILDTPGHQDFSEDTYRTLMAADSAVMVIDASKGVEAQTKKLFKVCLLRHIPIFTFINKMDRAAMDPFKLLEHIESELGMETYAMNWPIGSGKEFKGVYERDHKRIIAFHGGDHGMKAAEVTEGSLEDETFRSVLGDHFFEKLKEDSELLDIASTQFDKDKINHGQMTPVFFGSALTNFGVEPFLSHFLDMTTSPLPRESSIGEIDPFDERFSAFVFKIQANMNKAHRDRIAFMRICSGRFEKGMEVTLMQQNKKVKLSQPQQFMAQDREIIDEAYAGDVIGVFDPGIFSIGDTLCDPSMKFEFKKIPTFAPEHFARVTQRDTMKRKQFIKGITQIAQEGAIQVFQEINIGMEEIIVGGVGVLQFDVLEQRLKSEYNVDIKLEILPYQCVRWIDDQSIDPNTLNLTSESKRVRDLKGRNLIIFMNNWGIKWATEQNKGLTLSEVGNAE, from the coding sequence ATGTCTGATTTACAAAAAGAAATCAAGCGAAGAAGAACCTTCGCCATCATATCTCACCCGGATGCCGGGAAAACTACGTTGACTGAAAAACTATTGCTGTATGGAGGAGCCATCCTTCAGGCAGGTAGTGTAAAAGGTAAAAAAGCCAACAAACATGCTGTCAGTGACTGGATGGAAATTGAAAAACAAAGAGGTATCTCTGTTACTAGTTCTGTATTACAGTTTGAATATAATGACTTCTGTATCAATATTCTTGATACACCAGGGCACCAGGACTTTAGTGAAGATACTTATCGTACCTTAATGGCCGCAGACTCTGCCGTGATGGTCATTGATGCCAGCAAAGGTGTCGAGGCACAGACAAAGAAATTATTTAAAGTATGTTTATTACGCCATATTCCTATTTTCACTTTCATTAATAAAATGGACCGTGCTGCGATGGATCCCTTCAAACTGCTTGAACATATCGAATCAGAACTGGGCATGGAAACTTACGCTATGAACTGGCCAATTGGTTCCGGTAAAGAATTCAAAGGAGTTTATGAACGTGACCATAAACGTATCATCGCATTCCATGGTGGAGATCATGGTATGAAAGCCGCAGAAGTTACAGAAGGCAGCTTAGAAGATGAAACATTCCGTTCTGTATTAGGTGATCATTTCTTTGAAAAGCTGAAAGAAGATAGTGAATTGCTGGATATTGCCAGTACACAATTTGATAAAGACAAAATCAATCATGGACAGATGACGCCTGTTTTCTTTGGTAGTGCGTTAACAAACTTTGGTGTAGAACCATTCTTAAGTCATTTCCTTGATATGACAACATCTCCACTTCCAAGGGAATCATCCATTGGGGAAATTGATCCATTTGATGAACGTTTCTCTGCCTTTGTATTCAAGATTCAGGCCAACATGAATAAAGCACATCGTGATCGTATCGCATTTATGCGAATTTGCAGTGGCCGCTTTGAAAAAGGCATGGAAGTCACTTTGATGCAACAGAATAAGAAAGTGAAACTATCACAACCGCAGCAGTTTATGGCACAAGATCGTGAAATCATCGATGAAGCATATGCAGGTGATGTAATTGGTGTCTTTGACCCAGGAATCTTTTCCATTGGCGATACCTTATGTGATCCATCTATGAAATTTGAATTTAAAAAGATTCCAACCTTTGCGCCTGAACACTTCGCACGTGTAACACAGCGTGATACCATGAAACGTAAACAGTTTATCAAAGGAATTACACAGATTGCCCAGGAGGGTGCAATTCAGGTATTCCAGGAAATCAATATCGGTATGGAAGAAATCATTGTTGGAGGCGTAGGTGTCTTACAGTTTGACGTATTGGAACAGCGATTAAAGAGTGAATATAATGTTGATATCAAACTAGAAATTCTGCCATATCAATGTGTTCGCTGGATTGATGATCAAAGCATTGATCCAAATACATTGAATTTGACAAGCGAATCAAAACGTGTTCGTGATTTAAAAGGCAGAAATCTGATCATCTTCATGAACAACTGGGGAATCAAATGGGCAACAGAACAAAATAAAGGCTTAACATTAAGTGAAGTAGGTAACGCTGAATAA
- the der gene encoding ribosome biogenesis GTPase Der, which translates to MINGIVAIVGRPNVGKSTIFNRMIGERKSIVEDTPGVTRDRIYGKAEWLTKEFRIIDTGGIQLADQPFQEEIKMQVEIAIDEADAIVFVVSGKEGLTPDDEYIARLLQRSGKPVILAVNKVDNQQLNDSIYEFYALGLGDPIAVSGVHGIGIGDVLDAIIQSFPKETRKEYEGMTRFCVIGRPNVGKSSLVNAILNQERVIVSNVEGTTRDAIDTPFKREGKDYVVIDTAGIRKRGKVYENIEKYSVLRAMSAIERSDVVLVVIDGETGIREQDKHVAGYAHEAGKGVIIVYNKWDTVEKDEQTMNKITKEIRTQFLYLSYAPILFVSAKNKQRIQTILPEIDKVHDYSLMRIQTNVLNEVLMDAQLMTPPPTHNGKRLKIYYASQVAVAPPTFVLFVNEPELLHFSYQRFLENRLREAFSFEGTTLKIIARERNR; encoded by the coding sequence ATGATAAATGGTATAGTAGCAATTGTCGGAAGACCAAATGTAGGAAAATCCACGATCTTCAATCGAATGATCGGTGAGAGAAAAAGTATTGTAGAAGATACGCCGGGTGTTACTCGTGATCGTATTTATGGTAAAGCAGAATGGTTAACAAAAGAATTTCGTATCATTGATACAGGAGGAATTCAGTTAGCTGATCAGCCATTCCAGGAAGAAATTAAAATGCAGGTAGAAATCGCCATTGATGAAGCAGATGCGATCGTATTTGTGGTAAGTGGTAAAGAAGGCTTGACACCGGATGATGAATATATCGCAAGATTATTACAGCGAAGCGGCAAGCCGGTGATTCTTGCAGTTAATAAAGTAGATAACCAGCAGTTGAATGATTCTATTTATGAATTCTATGCTTTAGGCTTAGGCGATCCTATCGCCGTCAGTGGTGTACATGGTATTGGTATTGGTGATGTATTAGATGCTATCATTCAAAGTTTCCCAAAAGAAACGCGTAAAGAATATGAAGGCATGACAAGATTTTGTGTCATTGGACGTCCAAATGTTGGAAAAAGCTCTTTGGTAAATGCCATTTTGAATCAAGAAAGAGTTATCGTCAGCAATGTAGAAGGTACAACAAGAGATGCTATTGATACACCTTTCAAACGGGAAGGAAAAGACTATGTCGTCATTGATACTGCTGGTATCCGTAAGCGTGGGAAAGTATATGAAAACATTGAAAAATATTCTGTCCTTCGTGCCATGAGTGCAATTGAGCGAAGTGATGTTGTGTTGGTTGTGATTGATGGAGAAACCGGTATCCGTGAACAGGATAAACATGTCGCAGGATATGCCCATGAAGCTGGTAAAGGTGTTATCATTGTGTATAATAAATGGGATACGGTAGAAAAAGATGAACAGACCATGAATAAAATCACAAAAGAAATCAGAACACAGTTTTTGTATCTGAGCTATGCGCCAATTCTGTTTGTATCCGCTAAAAACAAACAGCGTATTCAAACGATTTTACCAGAGATCGATAAAGTACATGATTATTCTTTGATGCGTATTCAAACGAATGTATTAAATGAAGTGTTGATGGATGCACAGTTGATGACGCCTCCACCAACCCATAATGGAAAACGTTTAAAAATCTATTATGCATCCCAGGTTGCAGTAGCACCGCCAACATTTGTGTTATTTGTGAATGAACCTGAGTTATTACATTTTAGTTATCAACGTTTCCTTGAAAACCGTTTACGTGAAGCATTCAGTTTTGAAGGAACAACGTTAAAGATAATCGCAAGAGAAAGAAACAGGTGA
- a CDS encoding zinc metallopeptidase, with amino-acid sequence MILSGYYSQQYLLYIFAFVIIMIAQSSVQRAYNRYKQIRNEKGITGKDAARMILDANGLHNIPVEVSTGGSLSDHYDPVHHVVRLSSDIYYNTSIASIAVAAHEVGHVIQHKEHYGFIAIRNRILPVANIASQLGWVILTIGLFMFVSTPVVLYIGLSMIGVVLLFQIVTLPVEFNASSRAIKQLQSMHMINEDEKPYVKGMLKAAAFTYVAAVLATLAQILRILLMILGNNRRNND; translated from the coding sequence ATGATCCTGTCTGGTTATTACTCACAACAATATTTATTATATATATTTGCATTTGTAATCATCATGATTGCCCAATCTAGTGTACAACGTGCATATAATCGATATAAACAAATAAGAAACGAAAAAGGCATTACAGGAAAAGATGCTGCACGAATGATCCTGGATGCGAATGGACTTCATAATATTCCAGTAGAAGTTAGCACTGGTGGAAGTTTAAGTGATCATTATGATCCCGTACATCATGTTGTACGTTTATCAAGTGATATCTACTACAACACAAGTATTGCATCCATTGCAGTAGCAGCGCATGAGGTAGGGCATGTTATTCAGCATAAAGAACATTATGGCTTTATCGCAATACGTAACCGCATCCTGCCAGTTGCAAACATTGCATCACAGCTTGGCTGGGTTATATTAACAATTGGTCTATTCATGTTTGTATCAACACCAGTTGTATTATATATTGGATTATCCATGATTGGTGTGGTTCTGTTATTCCAGATTGTCACACTACCTGTAGAATTCAATGCATCCAGCAGAGCAATCAAACAATTACAAAGCATGCATATGATCAACGAAGATGAAAAACCTTATGTCAAAGGAATGTTAAAAGCTGCAGCCTTCACATATGTAGCAGCTGTGCTTGCCACATTGGCACAAATCTTAAGAATTTTACTAATGATCTTAGGTAATAACAGAAGAAACAACGATTAA